The proteins below are encoded in one region of Rubripirellula reticaptiva:
- a CDS encoding calcium/sodium antiporter, with protein sequence MVYPFLILGLAVLVVGAELLVRGAVTLAEIARISPLIVGLTVVAFGTSAPELAVSAIASLKGDSAIALGNVVGSNIFNLLLILGISALIVPLSVSSQLIRFDVPIMIAVSVLTLLAAVDGEVGRGEGFCMLLMFATYTGWLIRAGRQESAATVNDSVRPLKLSMRNLLVNIAMLMLGLALLVWGAKLLVDSATTIARSLGVTDTVIGLTIVAAGTSLPEMATSVVAAIRGQRDIAVGNVVGSNIFNLLMVLATASIVSKGGVPVTSEVLLFDVAVMVLTAFLCLPVFFSHASVSRAEGALMLLMYVTYTSLLIAASQNAPWSSLAKSGFVFAVFPLACIAVSGRAWFHRNAASASESKLDGDSK encoded by the coding sequence ATGGTCTACCCTTTTCTGATTCTTGGACTGGCAGTCCTTGTGGTTGGTGCTGAGTTGTTGGTTAGGGGAGCAGTCACGCTGGCAGAGATCGCAAGAATCTCGCCGTTGATAGTTGGCTTAACCGTGGTCGCGTTCGGAACGAGCGCTCCGGAACTCGCCGTTTCGGCAATCGCCAGTCTCAAAGGCGACTCCGCCATCGCACTCGGGAATGTTGTTGGCAGCAATATATTCAACTTGTTGCTGATCCTAGGCATCTCGGCATTGATCGTACCCTTGTCGGTCTCGTCCCAGCTGATTCGTTTCGATGTGCCGATCATGATCGCAGTTTCGGTTCTTACGCTGCTGGCGGCCGTCGACGGCGAAGTTGGACGTGGGGAAGGCTTCTGCATGTTGCTAATGTTCGCGACTTACACCGGATGGTTGATACGCGCCGGCCGCCAGGAATCCGCAGCAACCGTGAACGATTCAGTGCGGCCCCTCAAACTGTCAATGCGAAACCTGCTCGTCAACATTGCCATGCTGATGCTGGGACTCGCCCTGCTCGTTTGGGGCGCCAAGTTGCTTGTTGACTCTGCAACAACGATTGCACGTTCCTTAGGTGTCACCGACACTGTGATCGGACTGACAATCGTGGCGGCAGGAACGTCGCTTCCAGAAATGGCCACGTCTGTCGTCGCTGCGATCAGGGGTCAACGCGATATTGCCGTCGGTAACGTCGTGGGCAGCAATATCTTTAACCTGCTGATGGTTTTGGCGACCGCGTCTATCGTTTCGAAAGGTGGGGTTCCTGTCACGTCGGAGGTCCTCTTGTTCGATGTGGCAGTAATGGTGCTAACTGCGTTTCTATGCTTGCCTGTATTCTTTAGCCACGCCTCGGTGAGTCGAGCGGAAGGTGCTCTGATGCTCCTGATGTACGTGACCTACACAAGCCTGCTGATTGCCGCGTCGCAGAATGCTCCATGGTCCAGTCTGGCAAAATCGGGTTTCGTGTTTGCTGTCTTCCCGCTGGCTTGCATCGCAGTATCGGGTCGAGCATGGTTTCATCGAAATGCGGCGAGCGCGTCTGAATCGAAATTGGACGGCGATTCCAAATAA
- a CDS encoding metallophosphoesterase has product MKSVYYGDDSIAIHEYNEARRSRDVQRKSASMERGGRRMSRFVAVGDIHGCSNTLAKMLEILDLTPGDTFLSVGDLSSKGEDSRGVHSQLLSLEERGVNLIVLLGNHEVMLLAMQRMMGANVDLRAFPESIFRGAEISALMRSNETWATLKSYGLEGAETSDFWAFRYDDPARHFESVAEQLEQVDWKLPQDHLDLLSRCKTHHIARNCLFVHSGISPKNLRMDNVQHAVESQIRDDARELCWSREWLGQQPGFPELVVHGHTPLCYLYSFLPDTTPWRDNDLVFKSVVHSGALNLDSGVFLEAGHLTAVEIPESGCPSELRFLRVPRLDPVCQDRLSYFNYM; this is encoded by the coding sequence TTGAAGTCTGTATACTACGGCGATGATTCAATCGCCATTCACGAGTACAACGAAGCCCGCCGATCGCGTGACGTCCAGCGGAAGAGTGCCTCGATGGAGCGAGGTGGTCGACGGATGAGCCGGTTTGTAGCAGTGGGAGACATTCATGGATGCAGCAATACGCTAGCGAAAATGCTCGAGATCCTAGACTTGACGCCTGGTGACACCTTCTTGTCGGTCGGCGATCTGTCGTCCAAGGGAGAGGACTCTCGCGGCGTTCACTCGCAATTGCTGAGCCTCGAAGAACGTGGAGTCAATCTGATTGTGTTGTTGGGCAACCACGAAGTCATGTTGCTGGCGATGCAGCGGATGATGGGGGCCAACGTTGATCTTCGTGCGTTCCCCGAATCCATTTTTCGTGGAGCCGAAATTAGCGCGCTGATGCGAAGCAACGAGACCTGGGCGACACTGAAATCGTATGGTCTGGAAGGGGCGGAAACCAGCGATTTCTGGGCGTTTCGATACGATGATCCTGCGCGGCACTTTGAAAGCGTGGCGGAGCAACTTGAACAAGTGGATTGGAAACTTCCACAGGATCACCTTGATTTGCTGAGTCGATGTAAAACGCATCACATCGCTCGCAATTGTCTGTTTGTGCATTCGGGAATATCGCCGAAGAATTTGCGAATGGACAATGTGCAGCATGCGGTCGAATCGCAGATCCGAGATGACGCGAGGGAACTTTGTTGGAGTCGAGAATGGCTTGGACAACAGCCAGGTTTCCCCGAGCTTGTGGTGCATGGTCATACGCCACTTTGCTATTTGTATTCGTTTCTACCTGACACGACGCCGTGGCGAGACAACGACTTGGTTTTTAAATCAGTTGTTCATAGTGGCGCGCTAAATTTGGATAGCGGCGTTTTCCTTGAAGCTGGTCATTTGACCGCCGTAGAGATTCCCGAGAGTGGTTGTCCGTCTGAACTCCGCTTCTTGCGAGTGCCAAGGTTGGATCCGGTTTGTCAGGACCGGTTGAGTTATTTCAACTACATGTAG
- a CDS encoding glycosyltransferase family 4 protein gives MRIAMLAPIAWRTPPKTYGPWELVTSMLTEALVERGVDVTLFATLDSITDAALDGVVPAAYEEDASIDAKVWEFRHLAHLFEQADRFDLIHNQADFPAHAFSRLTDTPIVTTIHGFSSQRILPMYTEFQDVVHYVAISDADRHPDLRYAATIHHGIPIEEFPFHPKGSDDLLFFGRIHPDKGPSEAIAAAKASGRNLHMYGIVQDADYFEREVLPAVDGATVSYHGAVGGTLRQRALGEARALLHLINFDEPFGLSVIEAMACGTPVIASRRGSMPELIDDGVTGFLVDNLAGASRAIERIDEIDRATVRRAVAERFTIDRMADEYLTLYQRIFDQR, from the coding sequence ATGCGTATCGCAATGTTGGCTCCGATCGCCTGGCGAACGCCGCCAAAAACCTACGGCCCTTGGGAACTTGTCACCAGCATGTTGACCGAAGCACTCGTCGAGCGTGGCGTTGACGTCACGCTTTTCGCCACACTCGACAGCATTACCGATGCAGCGCTCGACGGTGTTGTGCCAGCCGCCTATGAAGAAGACGCTTCGATTGACGCAAAGGTTTGGGAGTTCCGGCACCTTGCCCACCTCTTTGAACAAGCCGATCGGTTTGATTTGATACACAATCAAGCGGACTTTCCGGCACACGCTTTCTCGCGTCTAACCGACACACCAATCGTGACCACAATTCACGGTTTCTCGTCCCAACGCATCCTGCCGATGTACACAGAATTTCAAGACGTGGTTCATTACGTCGCCATCTCGGATGCCGATCGTCATCCGGATCTGCGCTACGCCGCGACGATTCATCACGGCATTCCAATTGAGGAGTTCCCGTTCCATCCGAAGGGCAGCGACGACTTGCTCTTCTTTGGGCGAATCCATCCTGATAAAGGCCCGTCCGAGGCAATCGCGGCGGCAAAAGCTAGCGGGCGAAACCTACATATGTACGGCATCGTTCAAGATGCAGACTATTTCGAACGAGAAGTCTTGCCAGCCGTTGACGGCGCTACAGTGTCCTATCACGGAGCAGTCGGTGGAACGCTGCGGCAACGCGCCCTCGGCGAGGCCCGCGCACTTTTGCATCTGATCAACTTTGACGAACCGTTCGGGCTTTCGGTGATCGAAGCGATGGCGTGCGGAACGCCCGTCATCGCTTCGCGGCGTGGATCGATGCCCGAATTGATTGACGACGGCGTCACCGGATTCCTAGTCGACAACCTCGCCGGAGCAAGTCGGGCAATCGAGCGGATTGACGAGATCGATCGCGCGACCGTGCGCCGTGCCGTCGCGGAACGTTTTACTATCGATCGAATGGCTGATGAGTATTTGACACTCTATCAACGCATCTTTGACCAGCGATAG
- a CDS encoding CsbD family protein, whose amino-acid sequence MNWKQVKQQWPTVQAVVKRTWGRIDEADLAMIHGERDSFVRVLSQRYSYPDALAQQKVDAFVDGLQVESKKRNRLGWLARLLEKVRGRVHVASRR is encoded by the coding sequence GTGAATTGGAAACAAGTCAAACAACAGTGGCCGACCGTTCAGGCAGTTGTCAAACGAACTTGGGGAAGAATCGACGAGGCCGACTTGGCGATGATCCACGGCGAGCGTGATTCGTTTGTGCGAGTTCTCTCGCAAAGGTACAGCTACCCGGATGCGCTTGCCCAGCAAAAAGTGGACGCCTTTGTCGACGGACTTCAAGTCGAAAGTAAAAAGCGGAACAGGCTAGGCTGGCTCGCACGACTGCTGGAAAAAGTGCGGGGGCGTGTTCATGTTGCCAGTCGCCGCTAG
- a CDS encoding GNAT family N-acetyltransferase, producing the protein MTLFHCREIIEADWPSILCIQSEVYYDFAPESEAVMRSKVDRGRFTSFVAVNRCTAVVGYCLAHPFPRNRTAVLGELDISPVERTTNLFLHDLAVQEASAGCGVARAMFNHLTGIALSMGYQTMSLVAVQKAAGYWTKMGFAGSAEAAINQSYKGTGAFMTKSLTTKVSGK; encoded by the coding sequence ATGACTCTATTCCATTGTCGCGAAATCATTGAAGCCGACTGGCCGTCGATCCTTTGCATCCAAAGTGAAGTCTACTATGACTTTGCGCCGGAATCGGAAGCTGTGATGCGATCCAAGGTTGATCGTGGTCGTTTTACTTCCTTTGTCGCGGTTAACCGGTGTACCGCCGTCGTCGGTTATTGTCTCGCCCATCCGTTTCCACGAAACCGAACAGCCGTTCTTGGCGAGCTTGATATTTCCCCCGTTGAACGGACTACCAATTTGTTTTTGCACGATCTCGCTGTGCAGGAAGCGTCCGCTGGTTGTGGAGTTGCGCGAGCGATGTTCAATCATCTCACCGGAATCGCCCTATCGATGGGGTATCAGACAATGTCGCTTGTCGCTGTTCAAAAGGCTGCTGGGTACTGGACCAAAATGGGATTTGCGGGTTCCGCCGAGGCCGCGATCAACCAGTCCTACAAGGGCACCGGCGCGTTCATGACAAAGTCGTTGACCACCAAGGTCTCTGGCAAATAG
- a CDS encoding glycosyltransferase family 4 protein — translation MTTPALCKIAFVGDYLPRKCGIATFTHDLRIAVAKESHAECVVVAMDDIAGGYAYEDEVQFQVAEQDLDEYRAAADFLNFSDVDVVSLQHEFGIYGGPCGSHILALLHDLRMPVVTTLHTVLSEPSQTQRAVMMQLIRLSTRLVVMTDRCRQTLMNTYAVDRDQVDLIAHGIPNAPDADQRVLKEQFNVENKLVALTFGLLSPGKGIEHVLQAIPEIVAKFPDLIYIVLGATHPSLIREQGERYRISLERMAKELGITKNVSFYNRFVELEELTEFIGAADLYITPYLNVQQAVSGTLAYAFGCGQAVISTPYWHAEELLADGRGVLVPFADSSAIAREVIGLLGDDDQRLAMRARAHELGRCMTWDHVSQLYIDSFDRARNQRSPSLKPLAVRTLDEQPLALPQLQLAHLRNLSDSTGIIQHAIYSIPDHTHGYCTDDNARGLILTVLLEEQGNDKTDVNSLSSRYAAFLNGAFNRDTGRFRNFMSFDRRWLEEDGSDDSQGRAMWALGTCIGRSRRAGLASWARELFHRALPACEQTTSPRTWALGIIGIHEYLRRYGGDRAAVTMAQQLADRLVEMYRVTATDDWPWFEDITTYNNAKLSQALITHGRLVDDQRAVEIGLTSLRWLCEKQLSPQGRFRPIGSNGFSRDGGIAAVYDQQAIEAHAMVSASIEAFAVAKDSFWNEQAHLAFDWFLGRNDLGQPIYDASTGGCFDGLMENQVNENQGAESTLAFLLSLVEMRGHNANMRVLTTNT, via the coding sequence ATGACTACCCCCGCCTTATGCAAGATCGCTTTTGTTGGTGACTATTTGCCTCGCAAATGTGGTATCGCGACATTCACTCATGATTTGCGAATTGCGGTAGCCAAAGAGTCGCATGCAGAGTGCGTCGTTGTCGCGATGGACGATATCGCGGGCGGTTACGCGTATGAGGATGAAGTTCAGTTTCAAGTTGCCGAACAAGATCTGGACGAGTACCGGGCTGCAGCCGACTTTTTGAACTTCAGCGACGTCGACGTCGTTTCGCTTCAGCACGAATTCGGAATCTACGGTGGGCCCTGCGGCAGTCACATTTTGGCGCTGCTGCATGATCTGCGAATGCCGGTCGTCACAACTTTGCACACCGTCTTGTCGGAGCCGAGTCAGACGCAGCGGGCTGTGATGATGCAGCTCATTCGATTGTCGACTCGGTTGGTTGTGATGACCGATCGTTGTCGTCAAACGTTAATGAACACCTATGCAGTCGATCGTGACCAAGTTGACTTGATCGCGCACGGAATCCCCAATGCTCCTGATGCGGACCAACGCGTCTTGAAAGAGCAATTCAATGTCGAGAACAAGCTAGTTGCGCTGACGTTTGGTCTGCTTTCGCCCGGCAAAGGCATTGAGCATGTGTTGCAAGCGATCCCCGAGATCGTTGCCAAGTTTCCCGATTTAATCTATATCGTTCTAGGGGCGACGCACCCAAGTTTGATTCGCGAACAAGGCGAACGCTATCGGATCAGCCTGGAACGCATGGCTAAAGAACTTGGTATCACAAAGAACGTCAGTTTTTACAATCGCTTTGTCGAGCTGGAAGAGTTAACCGAATTCATCGGTGCTGCCGACCTGTATATCACTCCCTATCTGAACGTACAGCAAGCTGTATCGGGGACGTTGGCCTACGCTTTTGGCTGTGGCCAGGCTGTAATCTCCACTCCGTATTGGCACGCCGAGGAACTGCTTGCCGATGGTCGTGGGGTGCTGGTTCCTTTTGCCGACTCGTCTGCAATCGCTCGCGAAGTGATCGGGTTGCTTGGTGACGACGATCAACGTCTTGCCATGCGAGCTCGGGCCCACGAATTAGGGCGATGCATGACTTGGGACCACGTTTCGCAGCTTTACATTGACTCTTTCGATCGAGCACGAAATCAACGCAGCCCCTCGTTAAAACCTCTTGCCGTTCGGACGCTCGACGAGCAGCCGCTTGCACTGCCGCAATTGCAACTTGCTCATCTGCGAAACCTCAGTGACTCGACCGGAATTATCCAGCACGCAATCTATTCGATTCCTGATCATACCCATGGTTACTGTACCGATGACAACGCCAGGGGATTGATCCTAACCGTCTTGTTGGAAGAGCAAGGTAACGACAAGACGGACGTCAATTCGCTTTCGTCTCGTTACGCTGCCTTCTTAAATGGTGCGTTCAATCGAGATACAGGACGCTTTCGCAATTTCATGAGCTTTGACCGGCGGTGGTTAGAGGAGGACGGTTCCGATGACTCGCAAGGCCGAGCGATGTGGGCACTTGGAACGTGCATCGGAAGGTCTCGCCGGGCGGGGTTGGCTTCTTGGGCTCGTGAGTTGTTTCATCGCGCACTGCCCGCGTGCGAGCAGACGACTTCACCAAGAACGTGGGCGCTTGGCATCATCGGCATCCACGAATATTTGCGACGTTACGGCGGCGACCGTGCCGCGGTGACGATGGCCCAACAGCTTGCCGACCGACTCGTCGAAATGTACCGCGTCACGGCAACCGACGACTGGCCTTGGTTCGAAGACATCACGACATACAACAACGCCAAACTATCGCAGGCATTGATTACCCACGGTCGCTTGGTTGATGATCAGCGAGCGGTGGAAATTGGCTTAACATCGCTAAGGTGGCTGTGCGAAAAGCAGCTCTCGCCGCAGGGACGTTTTCGCCCGATCGGTTCTAACGGCTTCAGCCGCGATGGCGGGATAGCGGCGGTTTACGACCAGCAAGCCATTGAAGCTCATGCGATGGTGTCAGCATCGATCGAAGCGTTTGCGGTCGCCAAAGATTCTTTCTGGAATGAACAAGCACACTTGGCGTTTGATTGGTTTCTCGGTCGTAATGATTTAGGCCAGCCGATCTATGACGCTTCCACCGGCGGTTGTTTCGACGGTTTGATGGAAAACCAAGTTAACGAAAACCAGGGCGCTGAATCGACACTTGCGTTCTTGCTCTCACTTGTCGAAATGCGTGGCCATAACGCCAACATGCGCGTTCTGACCACAAACACTTAG
- a CDS encoding alpha-amylase family glycosyl hydrolase produces MVRQTLTKHPWWKIGVIYQIYPRSFQDSDADGVGDLAGIEARLDYLANFGIDAIWLSPIYPSPMADFGYDVADYCDIDPMFGDLDAFDRLLDGVHSRGLKLLLDFVPNHSSDQHPWFIESRSSRESPKRDWYIWRDPLPGGGPPNNWISDFGGSSWQWDAATGQYYLHAFLKEQPDLNWRNPDLREAMMAVLRFWFDRGVDGFRIDVLWHIVKDVAFRNNPINPMWTPNVTERDRLIQRYSTDQPEAHEITAEFRALADSYGDRVLVGEICLPNDRLACWYGTEDHPQVHLPFNFQLMETAWDAVTLRKTISDYEASLPSFGWPNWVIGSHDAPRIAAKIGEAQARIAAMLLLTLRGTPTLYQGDEIGIGEVQIPPNRVRDPQDLRQPDLGIGRDRSRTPIPWNSSAQAGFSTVEPWLPLNEDWRERNVAAQDQDDNSILSLYRSLLALRRSHNALSIGDLTLVDAADDVLAYRRQRANEILLIALNLSDEPRPLLLPENTCIAKVLCSTKPIRPISSTLDPNEGLVLELKEKS; encoded by the coding sequence ATGGTCCGCCAAACACTGACAAAGCATCCGTGGTGGAAAATTGGAGTCATCTACCAGATCTATCCTCGCTCGTTTCAGGATAGCGATGCGGACGGGGTCGGTGATCTAGCAGGAATCGAGGCGCGGCTAGATTATCTCGCGAATTTTGGGATCGACGCGATTTGGCTCTCACCAATCTATCCGTCACCAATGGCAGACTTCGGCTATGACGTGGCCGATTATTGTGACATCGATCCGATGTTTGGCGATTTGGATGCTTTCGATCGGTTGCTTGATGGGGTTCACTCGCGAGGTCTGAAACTTCTGCTTGATTTCGTTCCCAATCATTCGTCCGACCAACATCCATGGTTTATCGAAAGCCGATCGTCACGCGAGAGCCCCAAACGTGACTGGTACATCTGGCGAGATCCCCTGCCCGGTGGGGGACCGCCCAACAATTGGATCAGCGATTTCGGTGGCTCGTCATGGCAGTGGGACGCGGCGACCGGGCAATACTATCTTCATGCGTTTCTCAAAGAGCAACCCGATCTCAACTGGCGAAATCCCGATCTACGTGAAGCGATGATGGCGGTTTTGCGATTCTGGTTCGATCGTGGCGTCGACGGATTCCGAATTGACGTTCTTTGGCATATCGTCAAGGACGTTGCCTTTCGCAACAATCCAATCAACCCAATGTGGACGCCAAACGTCACCGAACGAGACCGGTTGATTCAGCGGTACTCAACCGACCAGCCAGAGGCCCACGAGATCACGGCAGAGTTCCGTGCGTTGGCAGATAGCTACGGCGACCGCGTCCTAGTCGGCGAGATCTGTTTGCCCAACGATCGACTCGCTTGTTGGTACGGAACCGAAGATCATCCGCAAGTGCATCTGCCGTTCAACTTCCAACTGATGGAAACGGCCTGGGACGCAGTCACACTTCGGAAAACAATTTCCGACTACGAAGCGTCGCTGCCCTCGTTCGGTTGGCCCAACTGGGTGATCGGCAGTCATGACGCACCCCGCATTGCGGCAAAGATTGGCGAGGCACAAGCACGAATCGCAGCCATGCTGTTGCTGACGCTTCGTGGGACACCGACGCTCTATCAAGGTGACGAGATCGGTATTGGCGAGGTACAAATTCCGCCCAATCGAGTGCGTGATCCACAGGATCTGCGTCAGCCCGATCTTGGTATCGGTCGCGATCGTTCACGCACGCCGATCCCCTGGAATTCGTCGGCCCAGGCAGGATTTAGCACGGTCGAGCCTTGGCTTCCGCTCAACGAAGACTGGCGAGAACGCAACGTTGCGGCACAGGACCAGGACGACAATTCCATTCTGTCACTTTACCGATCGCTGCTAGCCCTCCGGCGATCCCACAATGCGCTCTCGATCGGCGATCTCACGCTTGTGGACGCGGCCGATGATGTGCTTGCTTACAGACGGCAACGTGCGAACGAGATTTTGTTGATCGCGCTAAATCTCAGTGACGAGCCGCGGCCGTTGTTGCTGCCCGAAAACACCTGCATTGCCAAAGTGCTTTGTTCGACAAAGCCGATCCGTCCGATCAGCAGCACGCTGGATCCGAACGAAGGTCTCGTACTCGAACTAAAAGAGAAGAGTTGA
- a CDS encoding glycoside hydrolase family 130 protein, with protein MLPVAASTLLLGPCDVQASCGDWEVIGVFNPAVAMVADETVMLARVAERTSEQRTGWTPLPHWSSTGTAEVDWVRDGDVSHTDARVVAIKNGGNLRLTSVSHLQIFRSGVSGERTWQRSGAILPEGPWEEFGIEDPRITKIDNTYWITYVAVSRFGAATALMSSPDLATFQRHGIVFPSENKDVVLFPRRIEGDFVALHRPNPHSHFSPPQIWLARSPDLIHWGRHEFVLGGVQAWEGDRVGSGTPPILCDEGWLTLYHGSTPTNVPGTVGRYCAGALLLDRDRPQRVLARSSKPIMQPTTDFETSGFVPNVVFPTAMLDRGDELEVFYGAADTTVASSRFSKQSLLDSLEL; from the coding sequence ATGTTGCCAGTCGCCGCTAGTACCCTCTTGCTGGGGCCTTGCGATGTTCAAGCATCGTGTGGTGACTGGGAAGTTATCGGCGTATTCAATCCAGCCGTTGCGATGGTGGCTGACGAAACGGTCATGCTGGCGAGAGTCGCTGAGCGTACAAGTGAGCAACGTACGGGTTGGACTCCGCTTCCCCATTGGTCTTCGACAGGCACTGCGGAAGTGGATTGGGTTCGTGATGGGGATGTGAGCCACACGGACGCACGTGTTGTTGCGATAAAGAACGGCGGCAACCTGCGTTTGACGTCCGTATCGCACTTGCAAATCTTTCGCAGCGGCGTGTCCGGCGAACGCACATGGCAGCGATCTGGTGCGATACTGCCCGAAGGACCTTGGGAAGAGTTTGGCATCGAGGATCCTCGGATCACCAAGATCGACAACACCTACTGGATCACCTACGTCGCGGTCTCTCGGTTCGGCGCGGCGACGGCACTGATGTCTTCGCCGGACCTGGCAACCTTCCAGCGACACGGGATTGTTTTTCCAAGCGAAAACAAAGATGTCGTGCTCTTTCCCCGTCGTATCGAGGGTGACTTTGTTGCGCTGCATCGGCCAAATCCGCACTCGCACTTTAGCCCTCCCCAGATCTGGCTCGCTCGTTCGCCCGACCTCATTCACTGGGGGCGCCACGAATTTGTCCTTGGCGGCGTCCAGGCTTGGGAAGGTGATCGCGTTGGCAGTGGAACGCCACCGATTTTGTGCGATGAAGGCTGGCTGACGCTCTATCACGGCAGCACGCCTACCAACGTCCCAGGTACCGTGGGCCGCTACTGCGCCGGCGCTCTGCTGCTCGATCGAGATCGACCCCAGCGTGTTTTAGCTCGTTCAAGCAAGCCGATCATGCAGCCAACCACCGATTTCGAAACGAGTGGGTTCGTGCCCAATGTCGTGTTTCCGACTGCAATGCTTGATCGAGGCGACGAGTTGGAGGTTTTCTACGGAGCTGCCGACACGACTGTCGCATCGTCGCGTTTCTCGAAGCAATCCTTGCTGGATTCGCTTGAATTATAA
- a CDS encoding glycoside hydrolase family 130 protein encodes MSINRTGIVLSPNKQRVVLRPFQPPGNDRVLRVIGRVCTLSEQQVDEQLAHVLEEFHGRHQKPKAFFKRRFQDIKHHLLTDTPLSENRRMLLGAYFTQEYALESAALFNPSLVWHPDQTNLPTGTRRFAMSLRAVGEGHISSIVFRSGTIDSNLKIIVDEPVRFVTTPRFVPDSCYDNDLFRRKLIELGLGTAFTYEVLAALPAAFTLSDLEGRLKASLREHRSRHDELAPLVERVVMLAKSNYEIQYTPDHELSERLIFPFSPSESNGIEDARFVHFQEDDGSSRYYATYSAYDGQLVLPQLLETSDFLRFKMHTLNGPAVSNKGMALFPRKINGHYAMLGRQDGEHLFLMYSDMLYFWHTSELIIKPANPWEYVQMGNCGSPIETESGWLVLTHGVGPMRKYCIGAMLLDLDDPSKILARLHEPLITPNEVEREGYVPNVVYSCGAIVHEQHLVIPYAMSDYATTFATIAIDELLSSMS; translated from the coding sequence ATGTCAATCAATCGAACCGGAATCGTTCTTTCCCCCAACAAGCAACGTGTCGTTTTGCGACCGTTCCAGCCGCCTGGCAACGACCGTGTGCTGCGGGTAATCGGTCGGGTTTGCACGTTGTCGGAACAGCAGGTTGACGAGCAACTTGCTCACGTGCTGGAAGAATTTCACGGTCGGCACCAGAAACCCAAGGCGTTTTTTAAGCGACGATTTCAAGACATCAAACACCATCTGCTCACCGACACTCCGCTTAGTGAGAACCGTCGAATGCTGTTGGGGGCGTACTTCACTCAGGAGTACGCGCTAGAATCCGCGGCCTTGTTCAATCCTTCGCTGGTATGGCATCCCGACCAGACAAATCTGCCGACTGGAACGCGGCGGTTTGCAATGAGCCTGCGTGCGGTTGGCGAAGGTCACATTTCCTCCATCGTTTTTCGCAGCGGAACGATCGACAGTAATTTGAAGATCATCGTTGACGAACCTGTCCGGTTCGTTACAACTCCGCGATTTGTTCCCGATTCGTGTTACGACAACGACTTGTTTCGACGCAAACTGATTGAACTAGGTCTCGGAACTGCGTTCACCTACGAGGTCCTGGCTGCGCTCCCAGCGGCATTCACGCTCAGTGATCTGGAGGGCCGTTTGAAGGCTTCGCTGCGGGAACACCGATCCCGTCATGACGAGCTTGCGCCATTGGTCGAGCGAGTTGTCATGCTGGCAAAATCGAACTACGAGATCCAGTACACGCCGGATCATGAACTGTCCGAGCGTTTGATTTTTCCCTTCAGTCCATCGGAAAGCAACGGAATTGAAGACGCCCGGTTTGTGCACTTCCAGGAAGATGATGGTAGCAGTCGGTACTATGCCACCTACAGCGCCTACGATGGTCAATTGGTATTGCCACAACTGCTAGAGACGTCGGATTTCCTGCGGTTCAAAATGCACACTCTCAACGGTCCCGCCGTTTCCAACAAAGGCATGGCGTTGTTTCCTCGGAAAATCAACGGTCACTACGCGATGCTAGGCCGCCAAGATGGCGAGCATTTGTTCTTGATGTACTCGGACATGTTGTATTTTTGGCACACAAGCGAATTGATTATCAAGCCGGCCAATCCATGGGAGTACGTTCAGATGGGCAACTGTGGCTCGCCAATTGAAACGGAATCAGGTTGGCTCGTCCTTACCCACGGCGTCGGCCCGATGCGAAAGTACTGCATCGGCGCGATGTTGTTGGATCTGGATGATCCATCCAAGATTCTGGCACGCTTGCATGAACCGTTAATTACGCCCAACGAAGTCGAACGCGAAGGCTATGTTCCGAACGTTGTATATTCCTGTGGTGCGATCGTGCACGAACAACACCTTGTTATTCCATACGCGATGTCGGATTACGCTACAACGTTTGCGACCATCGCAATCGACGAGTTGCTTTCGTCGATGTCTTAG
- a CDS encoding GNAT family N-acetyltransferase has protein sequence MSQPMQYAIDASLSAGEFVDVLRRSTLAERRPVDDIAKISKMLANADVVVTARDVDGMLVGIARAITDYAYCTYLSDLAVDVSFQGKGIGRELIRITHGHAGIDTRLILLAAPAAVSYYPHIGMQKHESCWMIPPQENESGAES, from the coding sequence ATGAGTCAACCAATGCAGTATGCGATCGATGCAAGCTTATCGGCCGGCGAGTTCGTTGACGTTCTTCGGCGGTCAACGCTTGCCGAGCGACGACCGGTGGATGACATCGCGAAGATCTCCAAGATGTTGGCCAATGCCGATGTGGTCGTAACGGCGAGGGATGTCGACGGGATGCTTGTCGGCATAGCACGTGCGATCACGGACTATGCGTACTGCACGTATCTGTCAGACTTGGCCGTTGATGTGTCGTTTCAAGGAAAAGGAATCGGTCGCGAGTTGATTCGCATCACGCATGGACACGCTGGAATCGACACGCGTTTGATTTTGTTGGCGGCACCTGCCGCGGTGAGCTACTACCCACATATCGGGATGCAGAAACACGAGTCTTGCTGGATGATTCCGCCGCAGGAAAACGAGAGTGGTGCAGAGTCTTGA